In Fervidicoccaceae archaeon, the DNA window ATTAGCCGTCTGAGAGAGGACTCATTCTATCGAGATCACGACGGGGACGGCCTGCTTCACTCCCGGAGAGCTGCGGAGCCTGGAGACCAGAGACTTGATCCTCGGTATTTCCCCCCTAACGGCCACGATCAGTAGGCAGTCCTCCTCGCTCAGGTGCACATGAGTTGAGGCCGGTATCACGTCCATGTGCTCGTGCTGGGCGTCTGTCAGAGCAGAGTCCGCCCCCTCGGCCTCGTGCGAGTAGTGAACCAACACGGCCCCGGCCACGACGCCTCTGTTAAGCCTCCACTCGTTCTGAGCTATGAACTGCCTCACCGCCTCTTGGATCCCCCTGGACCTCGACGGGATCCCGAGCTCCTTGAGGAGAGCGTCGAGCTTCTCGCGAAGGTCGGCGGGCAGAGAGACCCCGCTCTTCACGGTTCTGCCTCCTCTCACGCGAGAGCGACCTCCGATGCTCTATCGAGGAGCCCCCAGATTAGCGCTCCGACGCCAAGCCCAGGAGGACGGCGTAGATCTGACCGAGGGCTATGCCCCCATCTCCGGGCGGCACAAGCCTGTTGACGTGCGCTCTGAGCCTGCCTCCGCTCGCCGAAGCGAGCGCATCGATTATCCCTCTGTAGATGAGCTCGTTCACCGCCGCTCCACCCGAGACGTGCACTCTCTCGACCCCTATCTCCAGGGCCTTCTCGGCTGCTAGCTCGCCCAGGCGAAATCCGACGGCGTATTGAGCGCTGAAGGCCAGGTCCCTCGCGCTCACCCTCCCGCGGAGGTCCCCCCTCAGCCACGACACGACGAGAGGGGACGTCCTCACGACGCGCGAGCCGCCCTCGCGCTCGGCCTCGACTAGCTCCAAGACCTCTCTCGAGAGGGAGCCGCCCCGCGCGAAGGCCTCGAGCTTGATCGCCGGCTCTCCCTCGTAGGTCCTCAATCGGCAGATCCCCAGCATGGCCGAGACCGCGTCGAGGAATCTCCCCGCGCTCGAGGTCAGAATTCTCTCCCTCTCGTGCAGAGCGGCCAAGAGCTCGAGCCTCTCAGCCCCATCCGCTAGGCCCGCGCTCGAGAGGAGACTCGCCGCCTCCTCCGCCCCGAGCTCGCTGGCCGCCATCGAGAATGTCATCCTGAGAGGCCTGAGCGCGGCCAGGTCTCCTCCGAGCATCTTGTGGTACTGCAGGTGGCCCACTCTCTCGTAGCCCTCGCCTCCATGTATCGCCAGCACTTCTCCGCCCCACGCGTTGCCGTCGTCTCCGTAGCCGACGCCGTCTATTGCAATGGCGACGCCGACTTCGTCGCCGGTCTCGGCCATCGCGGAGAGAGCGTGAGCCACGTGATGTTGAACCTCGAGGAGCTCGGAGCCGTGCCTCCTGGCGAGCCTCCTGCCGAGAGCGCTGCTCGCGTACTTCGGGTGCTTGTCCACGACAATGACCGAGTCCTCGTATCTCACGCCGTAAAACTCCGCGAGCCTCTCGACGTAGAGTTTGAGCTCCGCGAGAGCGTCGGCGTCGTCGACGTCTCCGATGAATTGGGTGAGCACGGCTTTATCGTCGAAGCCCACGCCTCCGGCCGCCTGGAGCTCAGCCCCGAAAGCTATCACCCCTCTCTCCAGCCTCCCTCTCAGCTCGATCCACCTCGGCGCATAGCCTCTACCTCTCCTGAGCATCGTGGCGCTCCCTCCGGTGAATCTGAGAACGCTGTCGTCTACTCTATTGACTATGGGTCTGTCGTGTAGCAGGAAGTAGTCGACTATCTCCCTCAGCTCCCTCCTCGCGGCCTCGTTGTCCACGACCATGGGCTTTCCGTGCGAGTTCCCGCTGGTCATGATCAGAAACTTCGGCTCGCACGACTTCAGCAAGAGGTAATGGAGAGGAGTATAGGGCAGCATGACCCCGAGGGAGTCGAGGCCGGGGGCGACGAGCTCCGATACCGGGGCCCCCGGCCTCTTCGGGAGTATCAGGATCGGCCTCTGAGAGGACTCCAGGATCCTCCTAGACTCCTCGCTCAGCTCGACTAGCCTCGAGGCCTCCTCGGCGCTCAGAGCCATTAGGGCGAAGGGCTGCTGAGGCCTCCTCTTTCTCCTCCTCAGCTCCTCGACCACGGAGTCTTCGTCTGCTCTGCACGCCACGTGGAAGCCTCCTATGCCCTTCACGGCCACGATGCGGCCCTCGCTTATCAGCGAGGCGGCGAGCGCTATTGGGTCCTCGGCCTCGATCTTTTCCCCCCTCGAGTCCTCGAGCCATACCCTGGGCCCGCACTTCGGGCAGCTTATCCCCTCAGCGTGATATCTCCTCTCGTTCCAAACGTCCTCGTACTCTCGCCTGCACTCCTCGCAGAGCGGGAAGTGCCTCATGCTCGTGTTCTCCCTGTCGTAGGGGACAGAGTACATCATCGAGTATCTCGGCCCGCACCAAGCACACGAGTTGAAGGGATAGCCGCGCCTCCTATCTCGAGGGTCCTCGACCTCTCCGAGGCAGTGGGGGCACGCGGCCATGTCCGGCGGTATCATCGAGCGGACCAGCCGCCTCTTCTCGCTCTTCTCTATGCTGAACGACGTCAGGCCTAGAGGCTCCGCCTCCTCGATGACTACTCGCCATATCTCGGCCGGGGGAGGGAGGCTCGTCTTGAGGATGCCGAAGAACTTCTCCACGTTCTCCGTCTCTCCCTCGACGTGGACGAACACATCTCCTCCCCCCAGATTCTTCACGTAGCCAGCCACTCCGGCTCTCAGCGCGGTCCTAGCCAGGAACGGTCTGAGGCCCACTCCTTGGACGATCCCGGATAGCAGGATCCTCCTTGCTACTCTGACCAAGATGGGGCCATTCCTCCCCCGGCTCAACAGATCCTGGGGACGGGGTCCCCAATGGGCGGGGGAACCACTCTGAGGCCGCCGATGGCGGTCCTCATTACGACGGCTTCGTAACGGTCCGTGACCTCGCCTATTATCTCGGCGTGCCTCCCCTCGGGGGTCTCTCTGACGGCCTGGAGGACCGCCTCGGCCAGCTGAGGGGCGACCGCCAGGACCGCCTTCCCCTCGTTGCCCAGCTCGAGGGGATCCAGCCCCAGGTACTCGCAGGCGCTCCTGACCTCGTCCCTTATCGGTATCTCCTCCTCCTCGATGATTATGCCCAGACCGGTCTTCTCAGACCACTCATTGAGGAGGGAGGCCAGCCCCCCTCGCGTCGGATCCTGCATGGCCACCACGCCCCCCGCCTCGAAGGCCTTCTCGACCAATCTCGTGAGGGGCGCTACGTCTGATTTGACCGGGGCCTCGAACTTGAGGCCTTCCCTGGCCGAGAGAAGAGCGATAGCGTGGTCCCCGACGTGGCCCGTGAGTATCAGCTTGTCGCCCGGCCTGATGTTCCTATCGAGGAGCCACCTCGATCGCATCTCCCTCCCCACTCTCGCGAGGACCTCGAAGTTGTGATCGAGGAGCCTGTGCCTGAACCCTATCCCGGTCGTTGTCAGGACGACCCCGTCCAAGGCTCCCCTCTCGACCACCTTGGTGTCGCCCGTTATCACCCAGACCCCGGCCTCCCTAGCCGTCGAGGAGGCGCTCTCTAGTATCCTCTCGAGGACCTCCAGGGGGAGGCCCTCCTCGAGGACCATGGCCAGGGCCAGAGCCTTGGGCTCTCCCCCAACCATCAAGACGTCGTTGACGGTGCCGGCGACGGCCAGCCTCCCTATGTCGCCTCCCGGGAAGATGATCGGCTTCACGGTGTAGCTATCGGTCGAGATGACGACGCCGTTGTATGCTCCCGCGTCGTCTAACTCCTCGAGCGGTATGTCGGCCCCCGAGCCCCCCAGCCTCTTCACTACGACCTCGCGTATCAGCTCGTGCATCGCGGCGCCGCCGGCTCCGTGCTCCATTCTGATGACCCTGGAGCTCAAGCTCGCTCGACCTCCCTCCTGAGGATCCTGTGGTCGGCCCATATCTTGCACGTCCCCTCGACCGATACCATGCAGGGGCCCACGGGAGTTCTAGGGGTGCAAACCCTCATGTAGAGGGGGCACTCGGTGGGCGTGGCCTTGCCGATTATCACCTCGGCGCATCTGCACCCTCCCGGCATGCCGGGGTCGCTCCTCGGCTGCTCGATCCCGTAGACCGCCCTCGCGTCCACTCGCGAGTACTTCTCCCTGAAGTCGAAGGCCGACCCCTCTATCAGACCTATCCCCCTCCACAGCCCCTCCTTCAGCTCGAAGACCTCTAGGGCCGTCGCCATGGCCCTCGCGTTGCCCTCCCACGTGACCGACCGCGTGTACTCGTTCTCTATGCTGTACCGAGCCGTCGAGAGCTGCCTCAAGACCATATATATTGAAACTAGGACGTCGAGGGGCTCGAAGCCGCTGAAGACTATGGGCCTCGGGTTCCTCTCGAAGTACTCTCGGTAAGGCCTCATCCCCGTCACCGTGCCCGAGTGGCCAGGCGCTATGAATCCGTCCACCTCCAGGTCCTCCCTGCACATGACCCACCCGACCGCGGGGGGCACGTACCTGTGGCTGCTGAGCACGACCATGTTGCTCGGCAGCCCCCTCAACACGGCGTGAGCCACCGAGGGGCACGTCGTGTCGAAACCCACGCCGAAGAAGACGAACCTCCTCTCCGGCTCGCGAGACGCTATTTCGACGGCGTCCTGGAAGCTGTAGACGATGCGCAGGTCCAAGCCCAGTCCTCTCGCGTCCTCAAGGGACAGCCCCCTCCCTCCTCTAGCTCTAGATACGTCGCCGAAGGTTAGAATCGAGATCCTCTCCTCGAGCCCCAGCCTTATCATGGAGTCTATGTCGGCGGCGGGGAGGACGCAGACGGGGCAGCCGGGTCCGGCTCTCACCTCGACGTTCTCGGGCAGAACGTGCCTTATCCCATAGTGGGTTATGGTCCACTCGTGCGTCCCGCAGACGTGCATTATCAGGATCTTCTCGCCGATCTTCGAGGCCAGCTCCCGGATCTTCTCGGCGATCCTCCTGGCCAGCCTCGGGTCTCTATACCTCTCGAGCACCTTCTTGAGCTCGCTCATATCGTAGCCCCTCGAGCTCGAACAGCTCCCTCCACAGCTCGAGCGTTCTCTCCGCCTCCTCCTCGTCTAGGACCTGTATGGCGTAGCCGGCGTGAACTATCACGTAGTCCCCCACCTTGGCGTCGACGAGCGAGATGAGTACGTTGTCCTTAACCACGCCGCCCCCGAAGTCGACCTTAGCGAATTCTCCGCGTATCTCGACGATCTTGCCCGGATAGCCCAGGCACACTCATCCTCACCCGCCGCGCCTCTCGAAACCCAGCTTCCCCAGGACCGCCGCGACGTGGGGGGCGATCAAGCGCTCTAAGGCCGTAGCGTCTCTCTCGACGAGTTCGTCGAGTCCTTCTACGTACGGCACGCTACCTAAGTATCTGAGGCCCAATCTAGCCGCCTCTTCCTCGACCCTCGAGGTCGAGCCCCCCCTCCTCATGTTCTCGACGACGCCGGCTATCTTGCTCGCCCCGGCGAGCGCCTCCGCTGCTCTCCTCAGCGATGTCGTGGCCAGGAGGGAGTTCGTGGCGACCAACACGAGCTCTCCTCTCGGCACGAGCGAAACCACGTCCAAGATCTCGTCGCCGAGCCCAGGCGGCGTGTCAATCACGAGGACCTCCACGCCCGGCCAGCGCGTCACCGCCAAGATCTCCTTGACTGCCTCGTCGACTTCGTGGCCCCTGAGGGCGAGGGGCTTATCGCCCGAGAGTTGAGCAATGCTGAGGAACCTGATCCCGCGCTCCACGGGAGGGACGAGCCCTTTGTCTTCTAGAGGTCCGCTGAGCCTCGAGCCGAGGAGGTGGTGACACGACGGGTTAGTCAAATCGAGGTCAAGCAGGCCAGCTCTCCAGCCGAGGTCTCTCAGGCTCATCGCCATGGCCACGGAGATCGTGGTCTTGCCTACTCCCCCCTTGCTGCTCGCCACGACCAATGTCCTCAGGCCCTCGAGCCTTCTCCTGATCGCGGCGGGTCTGGGGTCCAAGGTCTACTCAGCCTCGATGCTCTTTATCGAGACTCCTCTCCCCCTAATCACGTCGAGGTCGCTCGAGCCGCAGCGCGGGCACTTAGCGTATGCGTGCAAAAGCTCGGGGACGAAGTGAACCGCCTCGCGCTCCTCATCCGAGAGGCTCAGCTCCTCGAGGAGCAGAGTCTCGTAGCACCCCCTGCAGAGCAGCACAGCCTTCTCGCGCTCGAGCTGGAAGCCCTCTATCCTAGGCTCAACGGACTCCCCGAGGAGACTGAGGGCCTCCTTGAATATGCCCACATCTACCGCTTGGAGCTCCCCGAGGGAGATCCTCACGAGCTTGACGCGCTTGGAGCCATGCTCCCTCGCGAAGCTCGCCACCGCCTCGACGACGGCCTCGGCTAGGCTCCACTCGTGCAAGCTTCACGCCCCGCGAGAGTGTGTCTAGGGGAGGAGGAGTGCATAAAGCTTTTATATTGAGAGTTACCACGTGCGCGAGGGCTCTAGGGCTCTTTAATTAACATAGGACAAAAACGTTGTGAGGATGATCTATTAATATGTTAAGGCTCCAAAATCTGTTAAGACTCCAGAACCTGTGCTGCAAAGTTTCATTGACCAGCTCCACGATGTCGCCCACTACGAGGTCCTCGCTGGAGCGCTCGACGCAGTATCT includes these proteins:
- the hypE gene encoding hydrogenase expression/formation protein HypE, encoding MSSRVIRMEHGAGGAAMHELIREVVVKRLGGSGADIPLEELDDAGAYNGVVISTDSYTVKPIIFPGGDIGRLAVAGTVNDVLMVGGEPKALALAMVLEEGLPLEVLERILESASSTAREAGVWVITGDTKVVERGALDGVVLTTTGIGFRHRLLDHNFEVLARVGREMRSRWLLDRNIRPGDKLILTGHVGDHAIALLSAREGLKFEAPVKSDVAPLTRLVEKAFEAGGVVAMQDPTRGGLASLLNEWSEKTGLGIIIEEEEIPIRDEVRSACEYLGLDPLELGNEGKAVLAVAPQLAEAVLQAVRETPEGRHAEIIGEVTDRYEAVVMRTAIGGLRVVPPPIGDPVPRIC
- a CDS encoding P-loop NTPase, with protein sequence MDPRPAAIRRRLEGLRTLVVASSKGGVGKTTISVAMAMSLRDLGWRAGLLDLDLTNPSCHHLLGSRLSGPLEDKGLVPPVERGIRFLSIAQLSGDKPLALRGHEVDEAVKEILAVTRWPGVEVLVIDTPPGLGDEILDVVSLVPRGELVLVATNSLLATTSLRRAAEALAGASKIAGVVENMRRGGSTSRVEEEAARLGLRYLGSVPYVEGLDELVERDATALERLIAPHVAAVLGKLGFERRGG
- the hypF gene encoding carbamoyltransferase HypF: MVRVARRILLSGIVQGVGLRPFLARTALRAGVAGYVKNLGGGDVFVHVEGETENVEKFFGILKTSLPPPAEIWRVVIEEAEPLGLTSFSIEKSEKRRLVRSMIPPDMAACPHCLGEVEDPRDRRRGYPFNSCAWCGPRYSMMYSVPYDRENTSMRHFPLCEECRREYEDVWNERRYHAEGISCPKCGPRVWLEDSRGEKIEAEDPIALAASLISEGRIVAVKGIGGFHVACRADEDSVVEELRRRKRRPQQPFALMALSAEEASRLVELSEESRRILESSQRPILILPKRPGAPVSELVAPGLDSLGVMLPYTPLHYLLLKSCEPKFLIMTSGNSHGKPMVVDNEAARRELREIVDYFLLHDRPIVNRVDDSVLRFTGGSATMLRRGRGYAPRWIELRGRLERGVIAFGAELQAAGGVGFDDKAVLTQFIGDVDDADALAELKLYVERLAEFYGVRYEDSVIVVDKHPKYASSALGRRLARRHGSELLEVQHHVAHALSAMAETGDEVGVAIAIDGVGYGDDGNAWGGEVLAIHGGEGYERVGHLQYHKMLGGDLAALRPLRMTFSMAASELGAEEAASLLSSAGLADGAERLELLAALHERERILTSSAGRFLDAVSAMLGICRLRTYEGEPAIKLEAFARGGSLSREVLELVEAEREGGSRVVRTSPLVVSWLRGDLRGRVSARDLAFSAQYAVGFRLGELAAEKALEIGVERVHVSGGAAVNELIYRGIIDALASASGGRLRAHVNRLVPPGDGGIALGQIYAVLLGLASER
- the hypD gene encoding hydrogenase formation protein HypD, coding for MSELKKVLERYRDPRLARRIAEKIRELASKIGEKILIMHVCGTHEWTITHYGIRHVLPENVEVRAGPGCPVCVLPAADIDSMIRLGLEERISILTFGDVSRARGGRGLSLEDARGLGLDLRIVYSFQDAVEIASREPERRFVFFGVGFDTTCPSVAHAVLRGLPSNMVVLSSHRYVPPAVGWVMCREDLEVDGFIAPGHSGTVTGMRPYREYFERNPRPIVFSGFEPLDVLVSIYMVLRQLSTARYSIENEYTRSVTWEGNARAMATALEVFELKEGLWRGIGLIEGSAFDFREKYSRVDARAVYGIEQPRSDPGMPGGCRCAEVIIGKATPTECPLYMRVCTPRTPVGPCMVSVEGTCKIWADHRILRREVERA
- a CDS encoding CopG family ribbon-helix-helix protein, encoding MRGGRTVKSGVSLPADLREKLDALLKELGIPSRSRGIQEAVRQFIAQNEWRLNRGVVAGAVLVHYSHEAEGADSALTDAQHEHMDVIPASTHVHLSEEDCLLIVAVRGEIPRIKSLVSRLRSSPGVKQAVPVVISIE
- the hypA gene encoding hydrogenase nickel incorporation protein HypA, with the translated sequence MHEWSLAEAVVEAVASFAREHGSKRVKLVRISLGELQAVDVGIFKEALSLLGESVEPRIEGFQLEREKAVLLCRGCYETLLLEELSLSDEEREAVHFVPELLHAYAKCPRCGSSDLDVIRGRGVSIKSIEAE
- a CDS encoding HypC/HybG/HupF family hydrogenase formation chaperone produces the protein MCLGYPGKIVEIRGEFAKVDFGGGVVKDNVLISLVDAKVGDYVIVHAGYAIQVLDEEEAERTLELWRELFELEGLRYERAQEGAREV